Below is a window of Salvelinus sp. IW2-2015 linkage group LG11, ASM291031v2, whole genome shotgun sequence DNA.
aaaatgcacctttccagaaacaagtctctcaccgttgccgcttgctatagaccaccctctacccccagctgtgccctggacaccatatgtgaattgattgccccccatctatcttctgagcccgtgctgctaggtgacctaaactgggacatgcttaacacctcggccatcctacaatctaagcttgatgccctcaatctcacacaaatgatctatgaacctaccaggtacaaccccaaatctgtaaacacaggcaccctcgtagatatcatcctaactaactcgccctccaaatacacctctgctgttttcaaccaagatctcagcgatcactgcctcattgcctgcatccgtaatgggtttGCGGTTAAACgatccctaaaacacttcagcgaacaggcctttctaatcgacctggccggggtatcctggaaggatattgacctcattccgtcagtagaggatgcctggttattctttaaaagtgccttcctcaccatcttaagtaAGCATGCTCRATTCATGTAGAATGTAGAAcaaggaatagatatagcccttggttcaatctgcccttgaccagcacaaaaacatcctgtggcattctgcattagcatcgaatagcccccgtgatatgcaacttttcagggaagttaggaaccaatatacacaggcagttaggaaagctaaggctagctttttcaaacagaaatttgcatcctgtagtacaaactcaaaaaagttctgtgacactgcaaagtccatggagaataagagcacctcctcccagctgcccactgcactgaggctaggaaacactgtcactaccgataaatccacaataattgagaatttcaataagcatttttctacgactggccatgctttccacgtggctacccctaccccggtcaacagccctgcactccccacagcaacgcGCCCAAACCTTCCCCARttctccttcacccaaatccagatagctgatattctgaaagagctgcaaaatctggacccctacaaatcagccaggctagacaatctggaccatctctttctaaaattatctgccgaaaatgttgcaacctctattactagcctgttcaacctctctttcgtatcgtctgagattcccatagattggaaagctgccacggtcatccccctcttcaaagggggagacactctagacccaaactgctacagacctacagacctatatccattctaccctgcctttcttggtctttgaaagccaagttaacaaacagattaccgaccatttcgaatctcaccacaccttctatgcaatctggtttcagagctggtcatgggtgcacctcagccacgctcaagatcctaaacgaaatcgtaaccgccatcgataagagacattactgtgcagccgtattcatcgacctggctaaggctttcgactctgtcaatcacaacattcttattggcagactcaacagccttggtttctcaaatgattgcctcgcttggttcaccaactacatctccgatagagttccgtatgtcaaatcggagggcctgttgtccggacctctggcagtctctatgggggtgccacagggttcaattctcgggccgactttcttctctgtatacatcaatgatgtcgctctcgctgctggtgactctttgatccacctctacgcagacgataccattctgtatacctctggcccttcgttggacactgtgttaactaacctcctgatgagcttcaatgccatacaactctccttccgtggcctccaactgctcRtaaatgcaagtaaaactaaatgaatgctctttaaccgatcgctgcccgcacatgcccgcccgtccagcatcactactctggacggttctgacttagaatatgtgaacaaccaaaaatacctaagtgtctgYttagactgtaaactctccttccagactcacattaaacatctccaatccaaaattaaatctagaattggcttcctattttgcaacaaagcatccttcactcatgctgccaaacataccctcgtaaaactgaccatcctaccgatcctcgacttcggcgatgtcatttacaaaatagcctccaacactctactcaactaattggatgcagtctatcacagtgaaatccgttttgtcaccaaagccccatatactacccaccactgcgacctgtatgctctcgtgggctggccctcactacatactcgtcgccaaacccactggctccaggtcatctacaagtctctgctaggtaaagccctgccttatctcagctcactagtcaccatagcagcacccacccgtagcacgcgctccagcaggtatatctcactggtcacccccaaagccaattcttcctttggccgcctttccttccagttctctgctgccaatgactggaacgaacggcaaaaatctctgaagctggaggcttttacctccctcactagctttaagcaccagctatcagagcacctgtacatagctcatctgtaaatagcccatccaatctacctcatcccatactgtatttatttatttatcttgctcctttgcaccccagaatctcaacttgcacattcatcctctACACATCCTACCATCCTAGTGTTTAAATTGCTACATTGTAATTTCTTTgacaccatggcctatttattgccttacctctcttatcctaccttctttgcacatgctgtatatagattttcctactgtattattgattgtatgtttgtttattccatgtgtaactctgtgttgttgtatgtgtcgaactgctttactttatcttggccaggtcgcagttgcaaatgagaacttgttctcaactagcctacctggttaaataaaggtgaaataaaaaaataaaaaaaatattccaatgcACCTGTCCTCTAGCCTATAGTCAAAAATGCTAATGCATATAAGCAAACATGCAATGCTGCTCCGATGTCCTCTTCAGTGCTGGTGATGGGCCTGGGTAGGTGTCGGCTGGCCTGAGTCAGGCTTGGGTAGACCTGGGCCTTGCATGGCTCTACTGGACTCAGAGCTGGCCCAGAGGGGACGCTCCCTTCAACCTGCTGTCGATCACTTTAATTTTGGCAGACACATGGGGTCTGTGCAGAGTGGGCGGCAGCCAGCAGGGCAAACCAAGGCCTCTCAGGTGGCCATACATGCTCTGTTCTCTCAGGCCTCCTCACCATTGTCCTGCTCTGCCATTCACTCCCCTGCTCTAAGCATCAAAGGCAAGGCTGCCCCGTGCTTTGAAAAGCTATGGGCTATTCAGAACTAACAGTATGGAGAACCTCCTGCACTTGGATAAGGGGTCAGAAAAATAGAAGGATggggggagggagatgggggacTTTAAAAGGCACAGAGTAAAAGTGGCACCAATGACAAATGTGACAAAAGAAGTAACGAAGGTGGGGGGAGAGAAATGTGGGCTAAAAGGCTGCCTTACGTATTTTGAATAGGGCACGCTGAATGTGTGTGACAAATAGAgaatgtttgtgcgtgtgtgtgtgtgtgcgcgtgcatgttgGAGTGTTCTGTAGATGAAGAGAGGCAAACAGACAGGCCACATGGTGGTCGTGTTGAGGAGCAGGTGAGGGGCAGGAGGTCTGACAGGCTAGAGGAACTCAGGAGGCCTTCAGGACACAAACACTGACTGACAAAAAGACTCACTCAGGAATACATTAAAAAAGCCAGTCCATAGCACAGGAACGCTGCATCGCTTTGACAGACAATGTTTTCCTCTTCGTTGGCATTTCCTCTGCAAACTTTTCCCAAGACACTTGGTTTTCCTCTGAGCACTTTTATATAAAAGAACAAAGCAGATATAAACRATGCCATCACCATGGTTTGGCACGTCTTAAGACATATTTGTGAAGACATCTTGAGACATCTTAAGTCTGGGAAAACATATCTCCTGATGATTTAAGATGTCTTCAACAAGTCTCTGTGTCTTAAAATGTCTGTAGACGTCTCAACTATGTGTCTTAACCTAAGACATCTCAAGACAATGATGGCTGGTATACTGATTACATTTCCCTTTGCATGAGCTTGGACAGGGGTTCAAAAGAATGTTTCCCATCCCAGTCTATGACCCTTTGACGTGGCCCTGTCTCATTCTGAAAATATAAATAGTCCTTTGAGATTAAACATGTCATTACCGCATGTGACCACAGTACATGCTGTTAGGTGACATGCTGGTCATGTGATTCTCTGATGTAACACATCGCCAAACATAGCCCTAATGAAGCAAGGTGCACAAGCTCACTGACAAGTTCTGCTCATGGGTACTTCCCTGTGGTTCCCTTTCCTTACACTAAGACCGTGGTGGAAGTTTTCATCCTCTGTGTCACCACTAATGGAGAGTGTGGTCACCACTGCCMGTCAGCAGGTGGGTACCGGGAGACTTAAAACGTTGAGCCAATGACAGACTCAATTTGTTGTGGTGTTGCATTAACACTGCCTATAGTTgtatgattatttttattttatcggTTAGCATAGGCCTAATGGTACGAGGATGCTGGCTAAGACCAGTCTGAGTTCTTAAAACTTCCTAAATCTGATGTCCAGGTTAAGGTTGGGTTAGGTAAATGCTTGGGAAAGGTGTGTTTGATAAATTGTGTGCCTGCGTGGGTAGGTGGGTGCATGTGGGTGTCGGTGTCTGTATAATGTCTGATGTCCACCATAAGATTAGGMttaaggttagtgttagggctATGGTTATTTTTAAGTATGTGGTTAGTATTACAGCTGTAGGGACATTGGAATACCAatccaaccccaaccctaaccctaaattgGTAagacattgcacacacacacatgcacgcacacacatgcacacacacacacatacacatgagcatgcacacacatgctcacacacacacacacacacacacacatgctcgcacaaacatacaaacatacataacacattctgtgatgcaacactgaaccatgctgACATGGTCTCTCTGGACACTTGTGGCATCAGGGCCAACTCTCAGTGACAGGTCACCTCGGAAACTTCTCTTCCTGCAGAGTCAGCAGGACCAAGGTGTTCTCATCTCTTTCCCTCCACTGTCTGTCACTGAAGCTAATACCAAGAAGAGAGAATGTCAGTAAGGTTGTGTGTGTTTAAACTGCAGACACTATAAAAGAAGCCAATACGTTTGAAAGATATTCATAATTTGGCCTACCTTATCTTTTCAATATTATGCTTATAATTGTGAACTAATAGTCTGTCTAATTTGAATATGAGTATATCCTTGATAAACGTTACAGTTATTGAATYaaaaatacattacatacattgaATTATAGCAGGCTAGATTTGACTTTAAATCGATGCCTGAGCTAATTGCTGAACGTGTTAATCCGAAATAGTGGGTCGAGGTTACAGCAATAGGATCAATGTTTATTGTGCGGAGGAGCCGGTAATTGTGCCtgaataaactgaaattagaGTTGCACCATTTACATATAAGTGGAATTAGGTCTACTGGCACTCATTTAAACCTTTCCGCGCTAAAGTTGCAGGTGTGTAACTGAATTTAATATTGAATTAGGCTACATGTTCAGGTCTTGGCTACGCAGGCCTACACATATTTTGGCCATCAGTAAAAACAGACTGTTgtgaaaatgtaggcctatggtATATTTTGtcgatatactgtacatgtgtaaTGTCAGGCCCACTTATTATCCTAGTGAATTTTCGTTATGACAATCACAAACAAAAAGAGCAGAGAAATGAACGGGTCAGTATCCTAATTTAAACACGTTTTTGTCCCTCAATTTAAACTGTGAAATAAAGTCGACATAAAAGCAGTAGATCTCAGTTCACATTTTCCATTAATTCACCCAAGAAAGACTAACATCTCCTTGAGTCTTATTATCTCAAGGACATCCACATGAACTTATCCACACTCGAATTATTACATTCCAAAGGGTAAGAGAGAACTTGAGAATGGCATGGTCGAAATGGTTGAATAAGCAACATCAATAAAGCGTTTACAAACCAATAATAAAGAAACGcagttattgtgtgtgtgaacTTGCAAAGTTCTTTTGGAATCTCTTTTTGTAATAATTTGTTGTGAGTCTCAGGTGAAATCGTCTGCAAACAAATGAATTCAAGCTGGTCCTTATGAACAATGACTCGAGGGTGACTGGTCATTGTAGCAAGCACATAAAACTCCGGATTCCAGCAAACTTTTTGTGCTGGTTTAAAAAGAGCTCTTTTCATTTTTCGGTCTACCTCTGGCCAGGCTAAATCCTTTCTTCCCCCTTTAATCCTTCCCTTTATTTCAGAAAAACACAAAACCAGGTTCCACGCAGTGCTTTAGTAGCTAAAAGTGAAAGAGCTGTTTTTTTCGGAGCTGAGCTCTGAATCGCTCTGGAAAATTGGTTCTTCTGAATAAGTGAAGGAGGAAAAACGTTTAATAGGATCGGAGGGAGGTTCTGCTCTTGCAATCTGCTCCTTAAACAGGTGAAAATTGGACCTTCTCAATTATACAAATAGTAAGTAGCCTATAAACCAGCATGAAAAAGCTATTCCATCTCCAAGGATTAGCAACTCGCAATGAAAATTGAGACTGGTCAAACCGGAGGACCCAAATTGTTAATCAAGTTAAACAACCTCTGAGTCTGAATAACAGTCCTCTTAAATTGTGAATTTTAGCATAGTCAGAAGCATAACATCTGGAAATGAGTTGTATGGTCTAATTCAATGTGTAGCCTAATAGTTGcagatattcccattcaaaacATGGTAGCCTGAAATAAATCGAATAAAATTGGAATAGCAGCCTATTTCCTAAAAACAGTAGGCTAATTGAGTGTTGTTAcgcaataacaacaacaacaagaactacaaacaaataataataataccatcaataataataataataatatgtagcCAACTAATAATAACAAACACAttgttaaaattattattatcaaatgGAGCtcatatttttcttattttcGAGAAAGGAATACATCATAGTTATTCGATTAGAGAATGGCTGGTGGTAAGAGGTGGAGGATTTGAGGATGGAGACATAAATAATAATCTGTAATAACTGTCATGCATACCACCCATGCCAGTATATAAGTGGGCCGCGGGAGAAGGGACAGGCCTGGTGATGGCGTTTCCTTGTCACCCTAATACGAGCTAGTTCATGTGACGTCAGCTAAATGCAAAAGACAGTGATCTCGCGCTGATGAGGAAGTCCGCTTCCAAGATGTGACAGAGCAGTCACGCTGCTATCTCCGAATAGGCTACATCTGCTGTCGCTTTACTAAAAGGTAAACTTCAACATTGACTATCAGATTCTCAGAGGTGCTGAATAGGTATGAACGCACtgttttttgtctttttcttttccCTAACGAGCTCTGTAATGTCCTGTTAATTTTGTGTGTACTAGTTAATGAGCATTAATCTGGTACCCCTGAACGCTATTGTTCCAGGGATGGCCATTTGAATGCAAATGAGTGACATTGTAATACCAAGGTGCTTATTAAACTGATGTGTGTCCTGTCTTTTCTGGAATTCAGGAGGCGAGGACAGGGCGGCTGGTCGGCTGCTCCTCACAACAAGTTCGGTACACAATATGGCAAGTTCTCTCCCCTTTGGAACGGTGATGTCTTGCCCACGACACGAAAGCGGTAGAAGTGGAGCGTCTGCCACCCCAAAGCCGCTGGCCTTCTCGATTGACCGGATCATGTCCAAGACCTCGGAACCGAAAGGCAATTTGGATGAGCGGCGAGTGGAGTCTTCAGGGGGAAAGAAGATGCTCGGGCTCTGCTCACCTATACCGTGCATGATCCCCCTACAACCTTTTAGCTACGACTTACAAGCCAAGGCGCTGATGAACTACTCCGAATTTTGGAAAGCTAATTTCAGAGGAACACTATGCACTTCTGCAGCGATGTGCAAAGCCAACTGCGGGGTGTGTTGCAAAACGGACTCGGGGTTGAAGCAGTCTTTATTACCGGGGAGCAGGGTGATTAAACCCCAGGTCATCCATCAGACGGTGGCGATGCCCACCAACGGCTCTTTTTACTATTTCAACTACCTGGACTCTGCTTATCACCAGTCTGAGCTGCTAACCGGACACTTGTTCTCCTCGGCCCTGGCCAACTCTCAAGCCCAGGCTTCTCTCAGTGCGCACCAGAAACTGCTATTGCTGGAGAACGCCAAACTCGCCAGCGCTTCCGCCGAGAAGTTTCCGACACCTCAGTACCCACACAAGGAGCATCTTCCTGGCCAGCTCGACCAGATAGTGAAGGAGAACCATAACCAGAGCTCGGAGAAAAATGGAGTGAAAGCGCACAGCAAGCTCAACAACAGCTCCATGGACGGAAAACCCAAAAACTTCACCTGCGAAGTGTGTGGAAAGGTAAATTATTTCATTCAGTAAAACGAATGGTAAAAAAATAATGATGCAATTATTATTTTTCGTTTAGTTTGTTTATTATTTGATTTGCAAATCACTTACATTTCCTCTAAACAAAAACATATAAGCCTAGACAATTACTCATRATTTAACTTATTTTAGAAGTG
It encodes the following:
- the LOC111969952 gene encoding fez family zinc finger protein 2, producing MASSLPFGTVMSCPRHESGRSGASATPKPLAFSIDRIMSKTSEPKGNLDERRVESSGGKKMLGLCSPIPCMIPLQPFSYDLQAKALMNYSEFWKANFRGTLCTSAAMCKANCGVCCKTDSGLKQSLLPGSRVIKPQVIHQTVAMPTNGSFYYFNYLDSAYHQSELLTGHLFSSALANSQAQASLSAHQKLLLLENAKLASASAEKFPTPQYPHKEHLPGQLDQIVKENHNQSSEKNGVKAHSKLNNSSMDGKPKNFTCEVCGKVFNAHYNLTRHMPVHTGARPFVCKVCGKGFRQASTLCRHKIIHTQEKPHKCNQCGKAFNRSSTLNTHIRIHAGYKPFVCEFCGKGFHQKGNYKNHKLTHSGEKQYKCSICNKAFHQVYNLTFHMHTHNDKKPFTCGTCGKGFCRNFDLKKHIRKLHDNNSCRPISAATDSSRGPES